In Candidatus Kaistella beijingensis, a genomic segment contains:
- the leuS gene encoding leucine--tRNA ligase, producing the protein MFYDHQSIEKKWQKYWEENQTYKTSDQTDKPKFYVLDMFPYPSGAGLHVGHPLGYIASDIYARYKRHQGFNVLHPIGYDSFGLPAEQYAIQTGTHPAITTQQNITRYEEQLRKIGFSFDWSREVRTSDASYYKWTQWIFIELFHSWYNKITDKAEPIQTLIKHFEEHGTANLSAVQNDELHFTAEEWKNASELDKQDILLNYRLAYRAETTVNWCPALGTVLANDEVKDGKSERGGFPVFQKKMMQWSMRITAYSERLLQGLQNIDWPQPLKDSQDYWIGKSMGAEVRFPLSPKGENDSTNKSLQKESKKFGYLTGGNNSALLIKKAQENRDNPTEAEALLWEQLKSKKLEHKFRRQHLINDFIVDFVCLSKKLIIEVDGGYHLAAKQQISDEERTKVLENEGFEIIRFKNQEVIGDNENVIKTIIQKLESRPNFAEEKLSNDSLSEIQSDNQPLLSPLGERGIEVFTTRPDTIFGATFMVLAPENPLVEKLTTPEQKTEVDNYIDETSKKTERDRMADVKNVSGAFTGSYAVNPFTEKEIPIYISDYVLMGYGTGAVMAVPAHDENDHRFAKKFNLPIINVIENENDVQEESYDSKDSVCVNSDFLNGMKYDEAKARIIDEITNRGIGHGTTNYKQRDAIFSRQRYWGEPVPVFYKDGIPSTLPVSALPLELPEVEKYLPTENGDPPLGNAKNFAWDEMNEKVVSTDLIDNITVFPLELSTMPGWAGSSWYFLRYMDPKNDQVFTEKNLSDYWGQVDLYIGGSEHATGHLLYSRFWNMFLKDRGYIEQDEPFKKLINQGMILGMSAFVFRIDETNQYVSKNLAKDYQTQKIHVDVSLLKGTSDELDIEKFKNWRSEFADAEFILEDGKYITEREVEKMSKSKYNVVNPDDICEEYGADCLRLYEMFLGPLEQSKPWNTQGLSGVYGFLKKFYNLYFNGEVFEVSEEEPTKEEYKVLHTLIKKVVTDIDHFSFNTSVAQFMIAVNEFQKLKTNKRKILEPLAILVSIYAPHISEELWENLGYSSSIEFEPFPKFEEKYLVEDEIEYPVSFNGKMKFKLKLPADLSAQQIEESAMGDERIIQQLAGNLPKKIIIVPKKIINIVT; encoded by the coding sequence ATGTTTTACGATCACCAATCGATAGAAAAAAAGTGGCAGAAATATTGGGAAGAAAACCAAACCTACAAAACTTCCGACCAAACTGATAAACCAAAATTTTATGTTTTAGACATGTTTCCTTATCCTTCAGGAGCGGGTTTGCATGTTGGTCACCCGCTTGGTTACATCGCTTCGGATATTTATGCGAGATACAAAAGGCATCAAGGTTTCAACGTGCTGCATCCGATTGGTTACGATTCTTTCGGATTACCTGCGGAACAATACGCGATTCAGACAGGAACTCATCCCGCAATTACAACCCAGCAAAATATTACCCGTTACGAAGAACAATTAAGAAAAATTGGTTTTTCCTTCGATTGGAGCCGCGAAGTAAGAACTTCCGATGCATCTTATTACAAATGGACGCAGTGGATTTTTATTGAACTTTTTCATTCTTGGTACAATAAAATCACTGATAAAGCGGAACCGATTCAAACCTTAATCAAGCATTTTGAGGAACATGGAACTGCAAATTTATCGGCAGTACAAAATGACGAATTACATTTCACTGCGGAAGAATGGAAAAACGCTTCTGAACTTGACAAACAAGATATTTTATTAAACTATCGATTGGCTTATCGTGCTGAAACAACCGTGAATTGGTGTCCTGCTTTGGGAACTGTTTTGGCGAATGATGAAGTGAAAGACGGTAAATCTGAACGTGGCGGTTTCCCTGTTTTCCAAAAGAAAATGATGCAGTGGAGCATGAGAATTACCGCATATTCCGAAAGATTGTTGCAAGGTTTACAGAATATCGATTGGCCACAACCTTTAAAAGATTCGCAGGATTATTGGATTGGGAAATCGATGGGGGCAGAAGTCAGATTCCCCCTTTCCCCCAAAGGGGAGAACGACTCTACAAATAAATCTCTACAAAAAGAGTCCAAAAAATTTGGCTATTTGACAGGAGGAAATAATTCGGCACTGTTAATTAAGAAAGCACAAGAAAATAGGGACAATCCAACAGAAGCAGAGGCATTACTTTGGGAACAGTTAAAATCAAAAAAATTAGAGCATAAATTCAGAAGACAACATTTGATTAATGATTTCATTGTTGATTTTGTTTGTCTTTCGAAAAAGTTAATAATCGAAGTTGATGGAGGTTATCATCTTGCAGCAAAACAGCAAATTTCTGATGAAGAAAGAACTAAAGTTTTAGAAAATGAAGGATTTGAAATCATTAGATTTAAAAATCAAGAAGTAATTGGCGACAATGAAAACGTCATTAAAACAATCATTCAAAAATTAGAATCTCGACCAAATTTCGCTGAAGAAAAATTAAGTAATGACAGCTTAAGCGAAATTCAATCAGATAATCAACCATTGCTCTCCCCTTTGGGGGAAAGGGGGATAGAGGTTTTCACAACCCGTCCCGATACTATTTTTGGTGCAACTTTCATGGTTTTAGCTCCCGAAAATCCCTTGGTTGAAAAATTGACAACTCCTGAACAAAAAACGGAAGTTGATAATTACATCGATGAAACTTCCAAAAAAACAGAACGCGACAGAATGGCGGATGTGAAAAATGTGTCGGGCGCCTTCACGGGAAGTTATGCGGTAAATCCTTTTACAGAAAAAGAAATTCCGATTTATATTTCAGATTACGTTTTGATGGGTTACGGAACAGGTGCGGTGATGGCGGTTCCTGCACACGACGAGAACGACCACCGTTTTGCGAAGAAATTCAATTTGCCAATTATCAATGTGATCGAAAACGAGAATGATGTTCAAGAAGAATCGTATGATTCCAAAGATTCAGTTTGTGTGAATTCCGATTTTTTGAATGGGATGAAATATGATGAAGCCAAAGCAAGAATCATTGATGAAATCACCAATCGTGGAATTGGTCACGGAACGACAAACTATAAACAGAGAGACGCAATTTTTTCCCGCCAAAGATATTGGGGAGAACCTGTACCTGTTTTCTATAAAGACGGAATCCCTTCTACACTGCCTGTTTCCGCGCTTCCATTGGAACTTCCCGAAGTTGAAAAATATTTGCCGACAGAAAATGGTGATCCGCCTTTAGGAAACGCCAAAAATTTTGCGTGGGACGAAATGAATGAGAAAGTAGTTTCCACAGATTTGATTGACAACATCACTGTTTTTCCTTTGGAGCTTTCTACAATGCCTGGTTGGGCAGGAAGTTCGTGGTATTTCTTGAGATACATGGATCCGAAAAACGATCAGGTTTTTACCGAAAAAAATCTTTCCGATTATTGGGGACAAGTTGATTTGTATATCGGTGGAAGTGAACACGCGACAGGACATTTATTGTATTCCCGTTTTTGGAATATGTTTTTGAAAGACCGGGGTTATATCGAGCAGGATGAACCTTTCAAAAAATTGATTAATCAGGGGATGATTTTGGGGATGAGTGCGTTTGTTTTCCGAATTGATGAAACCAATCAATATGTTTCTAAAAATTTGGCAAAAGACTACCAAACTCAAAAAATCCATGTTGATGTTTCTTTATTAAAGGGAACTTCCGACGAATTGGATATTGAAAAATTCAAAAATTGGCGTTCAGAGTTTGCTGATGCAGAATTTATTTTAGAGGATGGAAAATATATTACCGAAAGGGAAGTAGAAAAAATGTCCAAATCAAAATACAACGTGGTAAATCCCGACGATATCTGTGAAGAATATGGTGCGGATTGTTTGAGGTTGTACGAAATGTTTTTGGGGCCTTTAGAACAAAGCAAACCGTGGAATACACAAGGTTTAAGCGGTGTTTACGGATTCTTGAAAAAATTCTATAATCTTTACTTTAACGGAGAAGTCTTTGAAGTTTCAGAAGAAGAACCGACAAAAGAAGAATATAAAGTCCTTCACACTTTAATTAAAAAAGTGGTTACGGATATTGATCATTTCTCTTTCAATACTTCTGTAGCGCAGTTTATGATTGCGGTGAATGAATTCCAAAAGTTGAAAACCAACAAGAGAAAGATCTTGGAACCCCTTGCAATCCTTGTTTCTATTTATGCACCGCACATTTCCGAAGAGTTATGGGAAAATTTGGGATATTCAAGTTCCATTGAATTTGAGCCTTTCCCAAAATTTGAAGAAAAATATTTGGTTGAAGACGAAATTGAATATCCTGTAAGTTTCAACGGAAAAATGAAGTTTAAGCTAAAATTGCCTGCAGATTTATCTGCTCAACAAATCGAAGAAAGCGCAATGGGCGATGAGAGAATAATTCAGCAATTAGCAGGAAATTTGCCAAAAAAAATCATCATAGTCCCAAAAAAAATCATTAATATTGTTACGTAA
- a CDS encoding MotA/TolQ/ExbB proton channel family protein, with the protein MEMNVSNNEHVDVAPKKKGGLNPAFILPILLIVGIAIYIFVLGSPNNFKEDARIAGQASVAFADLDAKELHPSSFMGIIYMGGPIVPILITFMITVIVFSFERFFVLRKASGAGNLDNFVVKVRSLLNQNRVDEALEECDRQQGSVGNVVKEGLTTYKALAHDTSLNKEQKMVALNKAIEEATTLEMPMLEKNMMILSTLGTVATLVALLGTVIGMIKAFFALGSGGGTPDAAALSIGISEALINTALGIGTSAIAIILYNYFTSKIDGLTYKIDEIAMSIQQSFAEFH; encoded by the coding sequence ATGGAAATGAATGTTTCAAACAACGAGCACGTAGATGTTGCACCAAAGAAAAAAGGAGGATTAAATCCAGCTTTTATCTTGCCAATTTTGTTAATCGTAGGTATTGCGATTTACATTTTTGTTTTAGGAAGCCCTAATAATTTTAAAGAAGATGCGAGGATTGCAGGACAGGCTTCTGTTGCTTTTGCTGATCTAGACGCAAAAGAGCTTCATCCTTCATCGTTCATGGGAATTATTTATATGGGTGGACCAATAGTACCAATCTTGATTACTTTCATGATTACGGTAATCGTTTTCTCTTTCGAGCGTTTCTTCGTTCTTAGAAAAGCTTCTGGAGCAGGAAATCTTGATAACTTCGTAGTAAAAGTAAGAAGTTTGTTGAACCAAAACAGAGTTGACGAAGCTTTGGAAGAGTGCGACAGACAACAAGGTTCTGTAGGAAATGTGGTGAAAGAAGGTCTTACAACTTACAAGGCGCTTGCTCACGATACATCGTTAAACAAGGAGCAGAAAATGGTTGCTTTGAACAAGGCAATCGAAGAAGCTACAACTCTTGAAATGCCGATGTTGGAAAAGAATATGATGATTCTTTCAACTTTAGGAACTGTTGCAACTTTGGTAGCGCTTCTTGGAACGGTAATCGGGATGATCAAGGCGTTCTTCGCTTTAGGTTCAGGTGGTGGAACACCGGATGCGGCTGCATTATCAATCGGTATCTCTGAAGCACTTATTAACACGGCTTTAGGTATTGGTACTTCTGCAATCGCGATTATCCTTTACAACTACTTTACTTCTAAAATCGACGGGTTGACTTATAAGATTGACGAAATCGCAATGTCTATCCAACAGTCTTTCGCTGAATTCCACTAA
- a CDS encoding ExbD/TolR family protein: protein MARVKPKRHGVVTDMTAMCDVAFLLLTFFILTTQFKKPDVEQIKPPSSISEKLLPDGSLMTVNVTPQGKFYFQPVENGTERMQLLDNMGKKYGMTFNNNEKVAFTKVQAIGVPMTQLKSYLNMSEDEQKAYKSPTGIPMDSTKKELIDWVQQSLAVNPDYKMAIKGDVSTEYPKVKSLFEGLRDIDFLKFWLITSQEGKPNE from the coding sequence ATGGCGAGAGTTAAACCAAAAAGACACGGTGTAGTAACCGATATGACCGCGATGTGCGACGTTGCGTTCCTGTTACTTACGTTCTTTATCTTGACCACACAGTTCAAAAAACCTGATGTGGAGCAAATAAAACCGCCATCTTCGATATCAGAGAAATTATTACCTGATGGAAGTTTAATGACTGTAAATGTTACACCCCAAGGAAAATTCTATTTCCAGCCTGTAGAAAACGGAACTGAAAGAATGCAGCTTCTTGACAATATGGGTAAAAAATACGGGATGACTTTCAACAATAATGAGAAAGTGGCGTTTACGAAAGTTCAGGCAATCGGTGTACCGATGACTCAACTGAAAAGTTACTTGAACATGTCGGAAGATGAGCAAAAAGCGTATAAAAGTCCTACAGGAATTCCTATGGACAGTACAAAAAAGGAATTAATCGATTGGGTACAACAAAGTTTGGCCGTGAATCCTGATTACAAAATGGCAATCAAAGGAGACGTTTCTACAGAGTATCCAAAAGTAAAATCCCTATTTGAAGGTTTAAGAGATATCGATTTTCTTAAATTCTGGCTGATTACATCACAAGAAGGAAAACCTAACGAATAA
- a CDS encoding ExbD/TolR family protein — MAEVQVQEKGDKGGKVRSKKQNTRVDMTPMVDLGFLLITFFMFTTTFSKPNVMDLGLPAKPKADQPKPPPTEIDLTNSISLILGKDNRIFYHQLDQAGLNEQTLQETTFDRTGITKVIEQAKARAKDQTKFTVIIKPTDDAVYKNFVDMLDEMAITKNEIYGITDIKPWEKAIYEKKVSGTATPAPTK; from the coding sequence ATGGCAGAAGTACAAGTACAGGAAAAAGGCGACAAAGGCGGCAAGGTCCGTTCGAAAAAGCAGAATACCCGAGTTGACATGACTCCAATGGTGGATTTAGGATTCCTATTAATTACGTTCTTTATGTTTACGACAACATTTAGCAAACCAAACGTGATGGATCTAGGTTTACCTGCAAAACCAAAAGCAGACCAACCAAAACCGCCACCAACTGAGATTGATTTAACCAACTCAATTTCGTTAATATTAGGAAAAGACAACAGAATATTCTATCATCAGTTGGATCAAGCTGGTTTGAACGAACAAACTTTGCAGGAAACAACTTTTGACAGAACTGGAATTACAAAAGTAATTGAGCAGGCAAAAGCCAGAGCTAAAGATCAAACCAAATTTACGGTAATCATCAAGCCAACGGACGATGCAGTATATAAAAATTTTGTAGATATGCTTGACGAAATGGCAATTACCAAGAATGAGATTTATGGTATCACCGATATCAAACCTTGGGAGAAAGCTATTTATGAAAAGAAAGTTTCAGGAACGGCAACTCCAGCTCCTACAAAATAA
- a CDS encoding energy transducer TonB: MANETRYDDNLTLDEIVFENRNKEYGAYDLRHTYPKLLTRAFVIGTILFLILALSPLIYSTIKRLTAPDKVEVKADLVNILEEDPIIEQPKEDEPPPPPPPPKEEPKQEVIQNVVPEPVKAPKVETPPPPITKQLETTTGLVNQEGVKTPSYTPPPPPPSTGTKTETVEVKPQVSETQVYTEVEQLAEFPGGINAFRSKVNSNFDTSVMNGDEGVVKSEVTFVVERDGSITDVKATGSNSAMNAEAIRTVKSIKNKWAPAKINGQAVRYRYRLPLTMQFE, translated from the coding sequence ATGGCAAACGAAACTCGATACGATGATAATCTTACCCTAGACGAAATCGTATTTGAAAACAGAAATAAGGAATACGGTGCCTATGACTTAAGACACACGTACCCAAAACTACTCACAAGAGCCTTTGTGATTGGTACGATTCTGTTCTTGATTTTGGCATTATCTCCATTAATTTATTCCACAATCAAAAGACTTACCGCACCTGATAAAGTTGAGGTAAAAGCAGATTTGGTAAATATTTTGGAAGAGGATCCAATTATAGAACAGCCAAAAGAGGATGAACCACCACCACCGCCACCACCGCCTAAAGAAGAGCCTAAACAAGAGGTGATTCAAAACGTAGTTCCAGAGCCGGTGAAAGCACCAAAGGTTGAAACTCCACCTCCACCAATTACAAAACAGTTGGAAACAACAACAGGTTTAGTTAACCAAGAAGGTGTAAAAACACCTAGTTACACTCCACCACCGCCACCGCCGTCAACAGGTACAAAAACTGAAACGGTGGAAGTGAAGCCTCAGGTTTCTGAAACTCAGGTGTACACGGAAGTGGAGCAGTTGGCAGAATTCCCGGGAGGAATCAACGCTTTTAGAAGTAAAGTAAATAGTAATTTCGATACTTCTGTAATGAATGGTGATGAAGGTGTTGTGAAATCTGAAGTTACTTTTGTAGTTGAAAGAGATGGAAGTATTACTGATGTAAAAGCCACTGGTAGTAACTCTGCAATGAATGCTGAAGCAATCAGAACTGTGAAGTCTATTAAAAATAAATGGGCTCCTGCAAAAATTAATGGTCAAGCTGTACGTTACAGATACAGATTACCATTAACGATGCAGTTTGAATAA
- a CDS encoding PstS family phosphate ABC transporter substrate-binding protein, translating into MKHNFQIFLISFFVLVISCKKTDKIVDNPQLGTITVTADESFKSVSEALTERYMALNPNTKINLVIKKEDLAFLDLLDNKARVIIMSRELTEKEKQGYKDKIDMEMQPAKFAADAVVFVVPKNSAKENISVEEIEKELQSDNKKIIFDGTNSSNLNFVAQKFKSTPDKLKYSIISGNKNIIEQLNKYPDKIGVISLNTISRPYDKESESLKNSVKILKVVEGGKSYEPDIINLKNMTYPFTRVLYFLTNEGYYGLGNGFIRFSCQQLGQIVVEKEGLQPYNIFKREVQMR; encoded by the coding sequence ATGAAGCATAATTTTCAAATTTTTCTCATTAGTTTTTTTGTCCTGGTCATTTCGTGCAAAAAGACCGACAAAATTGTAGATAATCCACAGCTTGGGACCATAACTGTTACAGCAGATGAATCTTTCAAAAGTGTATCAGAAGCACTCACTGAAAGATATATGGCATTAAATCCTAATACCAAGATTAATTTGGTCATCAAAAAAGAAGATTTGGCTTTCTTGGATTTGCTCGATAACAAAGCACGCGTGATTATAATGTCGCGAGAATTGACTGAAAAAGAAAAGCAAGGTTACAAGGACAAAATTGATATGGAAATGCAGCCTGCGAAATTTGCGGCAGACGCTGTAGTTTTTGTGGTTCCTAAAAATTCGGCCAAAGAAAACATTTCTGTAGAGGAAATAGAAAAGGAACTTCAGTCAGATAATAAAAAGATTATTTTTGATGGCACAAATTCCAGCAATTTAAATTTTGTAGCGCAGAAGTTTAAATCCACGCCAGATAAATTGAAATATTCTATTATCAGTGGGAATAAAAATATTATTGAACAACTTAACAAATACCCCGATAAAATTGGTGTTATTTCTTTAAATACTATAAGCAGACCTTATGACAAAGAGTCAGAAAGTTTAAAGAATTCTGTTAAGATTTTAAAAGTGGTCGAGGGCGGAAAATCGTATGAACCCGACATTATCAATTTAAAAAATATGACGTATCCGTTCACAAGAGTTTTATATTTTCTTACCAACGAAGGTTATTATGGTTTGGGTAATGGATTTATAAGGTTCTCATGTCAGCAATTAGGTCAAATCGTTGTTGAAAAAGAAGGTTTACAGCCTTATAACATCTTTAAGAGAGAGGTTCAGATGCGTTAA
- a CDS encoding tetratricopeptide repeat protein: MKDIMNLSKKITLGVAAAFLSSFAFAQTLQEGIANADSHKYAAARQVFNDMVTKSATAENYFYLGNSFLTQFEPNFEKATENFNKGLMADKKSYLNRVGLASVKLGKGDKSAVTEIQNIVKDSKEKDAEVLYRAAEALTLFGGAQTADLAIEYLNKAVERSAKNGTPANYYYTLGDAYRLKLTTSPQVAGAAMTAYEKALPTAKNKASVYTRIGTLWMQAQQWQQAKQNIDKAISIDPTYAPAYKAKAGYSIKYQQNALATQDLINYAKYADEDANTQLEISKLFFTNEDYANSKTYLDKVFDKVDDPIKYKLRAYLLYADGDYAGAKTAMDTFISKADKSRVLPADQGLEGLLAAGLAEKEKDATKKAALLAESQQKLAIAKAAKDETMKWDDELLKIKGGGGVNQAAVDAGPTNPQIEGLKKMVAANPQDTDALFKLANAYQEAKNWNGAIMSWQKMSGLLPDWAPAYYSIGYAYQQAGQSELAKSAYEKFISTVKPSEMEANKEILSYAYFAVAYLVKENDPVKAKDYAAKSVQLNPTYQDAVNLNKQLNK; the protein is encoded by the coding sequence ATGAAAGATATAATGAATTTATCTAAAAAAATTACTTTAGGAGTTGCGGCAGCTTTCTTGTCTAGCTTTGCTTTCGCTCAAACTTTGCAGGAAGGCATTGCCAATGCTGATAGCCATAAATATGCTGCAGCAAGGCAAGTGTTCAACGATATGGTAACTAAATCTGCAACTGCTGAAAATTATTTTTATTTAGGAAACTCTTTTTTAACTCAGTTCGAACCCAATTTTGAAAAAGCTACCGAGAATTTCAATAAAGGACTGATGGCCGATAAAAAAAGCTATTTGAACAGGGTTGGTTTAGCATCAGTTAAATTAGGAAAGGGTGATAAATCAGCAGTAACAGAGATCCAAAATATAGTAAAAGATTCTAAAGAAAAAGACGCTGAAGTTCTTTACAGAGCTGCAGAAGCATTAACACTTTTTGGTGGTGCGCAAACTGCAGATTTAGCAATTGAGTACCTAAACAAAGCAGTTGAAAGATCGGCTAAAAATGGAACTCCTGCAAACTACTATTACACTCTCGGAGATGCTTACAGACTTAAGTTAACAACAAGCCCACAAGTTGCAGGTGCGGCAATGACGGCGTATGAGAAAGCCCTTCCAACAGCAAAGAACAAGGCTTCCGTTTATACAAGAATTGGAACACTTTGGATGCAGGCTCAACAATGGCAGCAAGCGAAGCAAAATATTGACAAAGCAATTTCTATCGATCCAACTTACGCACCTGCTTACAAAGCAAAAGCTGGATACAGTATCAAATATCAGCAAAATGCTCTTGCAACGCAAGATTTAATCAACTATGCAAAATATGCAGATGAAGATGCAAATACCCAGTTGGAAATATCGAAGCTATTTTTTACCAACGAGGATTATGCAAACTCCAAAACATATCTCGACAAGGTTTTTGACAAGGTTGATGACCCAATCAAATATAAGTTGAGAGCTTACTTATTATATGCAGATGGAGATTATGCGGGAGCAAAAACCGCTATGGACACTTTTATTTCTAAAGCAGATAAATCTAGAGTTCTTCCAGCAGATCAAGGTTTAGAAGGGTTGCTCGCAGCAGGATTGGCAGAAAAAGAAAAGGATGCAACTAAAAAAGCAGCGTTATTGGCGGAATCTCAACAGAAGCTTGCAATTGCAAAAGCTGCTAAGGACGAGACAATGAAATGGGATGATGAACTACTTAAGATTAAAGGCGGTGGAGGAGTAAATCAAGCTGCAGTTGACGCAGGTCCAACGAATCCTCAAATTGAAGGATTGAAAAAGATGGTAGCAGCAAATCCACAAGATACGGACGCTTTATTTAAATTGGCAAACGCTTATCAAGAAGCTAAAAATTGGAACGGGGCAATTATGTCTTGGCAAAAAATGAGCGGATTGCTTCCAGATTGGGCCCCTGCGTATTATAGTATAGGTTATGCATACCAACAAGCTGGTCAATCTGAATTAGCTAAATCAGCATACGAAAAATTCATAAGCACTGTAAAGCCTTCAGAGATGGAAGCTAACAAAGAAATTCTTTCCTATGCTTATTTTGCTGTCGCTTATTTGGTAAAGGAGAATGATCCAGTTAAAGCGAAAGACTACGCAGCAAAATCAGTACAGTTGAATCCAACCTACCAAGATGCTGTAAACTTGAACAAACAGTTAAACAAATAG